A stretch of Arcobacter arenosus DNA encodes these proteins:
- a CDS encoding cytochrome C oxidase subunit III, whose product MRLILSVIFLSSLLFSATKNTLDNSFITRFEYGAMLYENPRGVGCISCHKKGDKPVIIAKYKEKDKKTKKLVEKSIIAPAINNVSYEVFIDKMTADKTDSKVMPTYFLTKEELDSLFFYIKRLNKK is encoded by the coding sequence TTGAGACTAATTTTATCAGTTATATTTTTATCAAGTTTATTATTTTCTGCAACTAAAAATACCCTTGATAATTCATTTATTACAAGATTTGAATATGGAGCTATGCTTTATGAAAATCCAAGGGGAGTAGGGTGTATTTCTTGCCATAAAAAAGGTGACAAACCAGTTATAATTGCAAAATATAAAGAGAAAGATAAAAAAACAAAAAAGTTAGTAGAAAAATCTATAATTGCACCTGCAATCAATAATGTAAGTTATGAAGTATTTATCGATAAAATGACTGCTGACAAAACAGATTCAAAGGTTATGCCAACATATTTTTTAACGAAAGAGGAACTTGATTCTTTATTTTTTTATATAAAAAGATTAAATAAAAAATAA
- a CDS encoding NUDIX domain-containing protein: protein MPKEYAYGVIPYKIKDGKIKILLCKSVKSYDKWGCLKGVQDKNETAKECAKREFFEESSIRVDIDDFEEYFSQKNESKDIGVWLINSKNVLNIDSFFYNDTLYKYLLSWENSKVKFFDIEDLPRIKKKQKKLIKEVKDFLRNKHRFH, encoded by the coding sequence ATGCCTAAAGAGTATGCTTATGGTGTAATCCCTTATAAAATAAAAGATGGGAAAATTAAAATATTACTTTGCAAATCAGTAAAAAGTTATGACAAATGGGGCTGTTTAAAGGGTGTTCAAGATAAGAATGAAACCGCAAAAGAATGTGCTAAAAGGGAGTTTTTTGAGGAATCATCTATAAGAGTTGATATAGATGATTTTGAGGAGTATTTTTCCCAAAAGAATGAATCTAAAGATATTGGAGTTTGGCTTATTAACTCAAAAAATGTTTTAAATATTGATAGCTTCTTTTATAATGATACTTTATATAAATATCTTTTATCTTGGGAAAATTCTAAGGTAAAGTTTTTCGATATTGAAGACTTACCTAGAATCAAAAAGAAACAAAAAAAATTAATTAAAGAGGTTAAGGATTTTTTGCGAAATAAGCATCGATTCCATTAG
- a CDS encoding nitronate monooxygenase — MKIGKYEIKHPIIQGGMGVGISWDQLAGSVSKEGGLGVISGVGTGYYKNLSENVNIITKKDKPKDVANFYSKDALKEIFNNARKLCGDAPLACNVLYAINDYGRVVQDACEAGADIIITGAGLPTNMPEFTKDYPDVALVPIVSSARALKLICKKWQRYNKIPDAIIVEGPLSGGHQGFKYEDCFKEEFQLENIIPPVIEEAKKWGDIPIIAAGGVWDKKDIDKFMDMGCAGVQMATRFIGTFECDADEKFKNVLLNANDDDIKLMKSPVGLPARGVRTNLQWSIENNTAPKVQCISNCVAPCNRGVEAKAVGYCIADRLGAAYLGDEDTGLFFSGSNGYKIDKIISVHELMEKLTKGE; from the coding sequence TTGAAAATAGGAAAATATGAAATCAAACATCCAATAATTCAAGGTGGAATGGGTGTAGGAATTAGCTGGGATCAATTAGCAGGTAGTGTTAGTAAAGAAGGTGGCCTAGGAGTTATCTCTGGAGTTGGAACTGGTTATTATAAAAACTTAAGTGAAAATGTTAACATAATTACTAAAAAAGATAAACCAAAAGATGTGGCAAACTTTTATAGTAAAGATGCACTAAAAGAGATTTTTAACAATGCTAGAAAACTTTGTGGTGATGCCCCATTAGCTTGTAACGTACTTTATGCAATTAATGATTATGGTAGAGTTGTTCAAGATGCCTGTGAAGCAGGAGCAGATATTATAATTACAGGTGCTGGATTACCTACAAATATGCCTGAATTTACAAAAGATTATCCAGATGTTGCATTAGTTCCAATTGTATCTTCTGCAAGAGCATTAAAACTTATTTGTAAAAAATGGCAAAGATATAACAAAATTCCTGATGCAATCATTGTTGAAGGTCCTTTAAGCGGTGGTCATCAAGGGTTTAAATATGAAGATTGCTTTAAAGAAGAGTTCCAATTAGAAAATATTATTCCTCCAGTTATCGAAGAAGCAAAAAAATGGGGAGATATTCCAATTATTGCTGCAGGTGGAGTATGGGATAAAAAAGATATTGACAAATTTATGGATATGGGTTGTGCGGGTGTTCAAATGGCTACTAGATTTATTGGTACCTTTGAATGTGATGCAGATGAAAAATTCAAAAATGTTCTTCTAAATGCAAATGATGATGATATTAAACTTATGAAATCTCCAGTTGGCTTACCAGCAAGGGGAGTTAGAACTAATCTTCAATGGTCAATAGAAAATAATACTGCACCAAAAGTTCAATGTATTTCAAACTGTGTAGCTCCATGTAATAGAGGAGTTGAGGCAAAAGCAGTTGGATATTGTATTGCAGATAGACTTGGAGCAGCTTATCTTGGAGATGAAGATACTGGATTATTCTTTTCAGGTTCAAATGGATACAAGATTGACAAAATTATTTCTGTACATGAATTAATGGAAAAACTAACTAAAGGAGAATAA
- a CDS encoding 50S ribosomal protein L25/general stress protein Ctc: MLEGIVRDSMTKQETKSLRKDGYLIANIYGKGLENINAAFKKNEFIKFLRNKTTIAFDVKVGENTVKVVVQEYQKCPITSDLLHVDLMIAQPGVRTSYKVPVTVEGTPKGLKNKGLFVFHKKRVPVKCTIENLPESFHLQIADLDTGDNILVRDLTMPEGVQCFLDPRVPVVGVIKAK; encoded by the coding sequence ATGTTAGAGGGTATCGTAAGAGATAGTATGACAAAACAAGAAACTAAATCTTTAAGAAAAGATGGTTACTTAATTGCAAATATCTATGGAAAAGGTTTAGAAAATATTAATGCTGCATTCAAAAAGAATGAATTCATTAAATTTTTAAGAAATAAAACAACTATTGCATTTGATGTAAAAGTTGGTGAAAACACAGTTAAAGTTGTAGTACAAGAGTATCAAAAATGTCCAATCACTTCTGATTTATTACATGTTGATTTAATGATTGCTCAACCAGGTGTTAGAACTTCTTATAAAGTTCCAGTAACAGTTGAAGGTACTCCAAAAGGTCTTAAAAACAAAGGTCTTTTTGTATTCCACAAAAAAAGAGTTCCAGTTAAATGTACAATTGAAAACTTACCAGAGTCTTTCCATTTACAAATTGCTGATCTTGATACTGGTGACAATATCTTAGTTAGAGACTTAACTATGCCAGAAGGTGTACAATGTTTCTTAGACCCAAGAGTTCCAGTTGTAGGTGTTATTAAAGCTAAGTAA
- a CDS encoding N-acetylmuramoyl-L-alanine amidase family protein — protein sequence MVKSIRIEPIKIENSKKIEPIKIEPIKVDKKIKPIKNVKISKHNVNNSIYSIKSVVDENNQIIITFNTNVTKDYVKFYEKKIKNGTQDIYELKGNFKDAFPTKLKIDGVKQIVIKQEDKNTLKILFEDRKNLKTVYHVNKDTIKITVLGLDKSSTKKPIAKIAKEKKIYLPGKGKIVVLDAGHGGKDSGAVGGKNKYEKVVVFKITKYLESYLKQRGYKVYLTRNSDRFIKVNNRTILANKKKADIFISIHANAVPKSKAREMEGVETFFLSPARSERAKRVAALENKSDVRNMSGSTKQAFLESLNRPRITASHKLSIDIQRNMLYSARKIYKDVVDSGVREGPFWVLVGAQMPSVLIEVGYITHPKEGKRLFYSKYQKGLALGIANGIDAYFAKNP from the coding sequence TTGGTTAAGAGTATAAGAATTGAACCTATTAAAATTGAAAATTCTAAAAAAATTGAACCTATTAAAATCGAACCTATTAAAGTTGATAAAAAAATTAAACCCATTAAAAATGTAAAAATATCTAAGCACAATGTTAATAACTCAATATATTCAATTAAATCTGTAGTTGACGAAAACAATCAAATTATTATAACTTTTAACACAAATGTCACTAAAGATTATGTGAAGTTTTATGAAAAAAAGATAAAAAATGGTACACAAGATATTTATGAATTAAAGGGTAATTTTAAAGATGCATTTCCAACTAAATTAAAAATTGATGGTGTAAAACAAATAGTTATTAAACAAGAAGATAAAAACACTTTAAAGATTTTATTTGAAGATAGAAAAAATTTAAAAACTGTTTATCATGTAAATAAAGACACTATCAAAATTACAGTACTTGGTCTAGATAAAAGTTCTACTAAAAAACCTATTGCTAAAATAGCGAAAGAGAAAAAGATATATCTTCCAGGAAAAGGGAAAATTGTTGTTTTAGATGCTGGACATGGAGGGAAGGACTCTGGTGCAGTTGGTGGAAAAAATAAATATGAAAAAGTGGTTGTTTTTAAAATAACAAAATACTTAGAATCATACTTAAAACAAAGAGGATACAAAGTATACCTTACTAGAAACTCTGATAGATTTATTAAAGTAAATAATAGAACAATACTAGCAAATAAAAAGAAAGCTGATATATTTATCTCAATTCATGCTAATGCTGTTCCAAAATCAAAAGCAAGAGAGATGGAAGGTGTTGAGACATTTTTCCTAAGTCCTGCAAGAAGTGAAAGGGCTAAAAGAGTTGCAGCATTAGAAAATAAATCTGATGTTAGAAATATGAGTGGTTCTACAAAACAAGCCTTCTTGGAATCATTAAACAGACCAAGAATAACAGCATCCCATAAACTTTCAATTGATATTCAAAGAAACATGCTTTATAGTGCAAGAAAAATATATAAAGATGTAGTTGATAGTGGTGTTAGAGAAGGTCCATTTTGGGTACTTGTTGGAGCTCAAATGCCATCAGTTTTAATCGAAGTTGGATATATAACTCACCCAAAAGAGGGGAAAAGACTATTTTATTCTAAATATCAAAAAGGTTTAGCTTTAGGTATTGCTAATGGAATCGATGCTTATTTCGCAAAAAATCCTTAA
- a CDS encoding RelA/SpoT family protein — protein MDPFILKIQSINNLKDAIELLYSETKITQKLQEILDFAIEAHEGQFRKSGEPYVTHPILVACVAARFSNEEDIIATALLHDVVEDTKFNLEFIKEKWGEDIAHMVDGLTKIDEIREHELVPSNSNTKLISSALTFRKMLIASIDDVRVLVVKLCDRLHNMLTLGSLPQNKQLRIAEETMVVYVPIAHRLGISTIKNTLEDLAFTYIYPNEFTKIDNFIKEHEHAIQLTFNKFISSTKKLLEKNGFDLSKIQINSRIKHYYSIYLKMQRKGVTIDEVLDLLAIRILVEDDIDCYKVLGHLHMEYKPLISRFKDYVATPKENGYRTIHTTVFYNSKIYEVQIRTYEMNKVAEYGVAAHWKYKIGEAQQPNLNWLESLEYSNDNIEEFYHDTKADLYSEEITVYSPQGDTFNLPRGATAYDFAYAVHTDVGKNAVECNINKIKKPLLTELHSSDIVSIKTVDYAIPRCSWIDLVKTNRAKKQIRALCSQRLKEIDELTGRNIINSVFKTIIPDVVSRYKVDSLYKVPHILDYFKHVKHEIEKNIISGQGFVARFKIYTSKIKKLKFDNMIIYSNFSINSVSFDHCCHPKFNDEIVAFKEGNKAVIHHKMCDKAYKKIMSNEEMLYCQWTKDTLYQYKMVVSLPNTKGELAKLLMHMSQYEGYILKIDYGREKHSYRQYCDIEFEMNNSNVEEVRKIIEKKAKVIEFFSKNDAYKS, from the coding sequence ATGGATCCATTTATTCTAAAAATTCAAAGTATCAATAATTTAAAAGATGCTATTGAACTACTTTATTCAGAAACTAAAATTACTCAAAAGTTACAAGAGATTCTTGACTTTGCTATTGAAGCCCATGAGGGTCAATTTAGAAAAAGTGGAGAGCCTTATGTAACGCATCCTATTTTAGTTGCTTGTGTGGCTGCACGTTTTTCAAACGAAGAGGATATCATAGCAACTGCACTATTACATGATGTAGTAGAGGATACAAAATTTAACCTTGAGTTCATCAAAGAAAAATGGGGTGAAGATATTGCCCATATGGTTGATGGACTTACTAAAATTGATGAGATTAGAGAACATGAACTTGTTCCTTCAAACTCAAATACAAAACTAATATCATCAGCTTTAACTTTTAGAAAAATGCTTATTGCTTCAATTGATGATGTTAGAGTTTTAGTTGTAAAATTATGTGATAGACTTCATAATATGCTTACACTTGGTTCTTTACCACAAAATAAGCAGCTTAGAATTGCTGAAGAAACTATGGTTGTTTATGTACCAATTGCACATAGACTTGGTATCTCTACAATAAAAAATACCTTAGAAGATTTAGCTTTTACATATATTTATCCAAATGAATTTACTAAAATAGATAATTTTATAAAAGAGCATGAACATGCTATTCAATTAACTTTCAATAAGTTTATCTCTTCAACTAAGAAGCTTTTAGAGAAAAATGGCTTTGATTTAAGTAAAATCCAAATAAATAGTAGAATAAAACACTATTACTCAATATACCTAAAGATGCAAAGAAAAGGTGTAACAATTGATGAAGTTTTAGACCTACTTGCAATAAGAATTTTAGTTGAAGATGATATTGATTGTTATAAGGTTTTAGGTCATTTACATATGGAATATAAACCTTTAATTTCAAGATTTAAAGATTATGTAGCAACTCCTAAAGAGAATGGGTATAGAACAATCCATACTACAGTTTTTTATAATTCAAAAATATATGAAGTTCAAATTAGAACTTATGAGATGAATAAAGTTGCTGAATATGGTGTTGCTGCTCACTGGAAATACAAAATTGGTGAAGCTCAACAACCAAATTTAAATTGGCTTGAATCATTAGAATATTCTAACGATAATATTGAAGAATTTTATCATGATACAAAAGCTGACCTTTATTCTGAGGAGATTACAGTTTATTCTCCGCAAGGTGATACTTTTAACTTGCCAAGGGGTGCTACAGCTTATGATTTCGCATATGCTGTTCACACTGATGTTGGTAAAAATGCAGTTGAATGTAATATTAATAAAATTAAAAAACCCCTTTTAACTGAATTACATAGTTCAGATATAGTTTCTATTAAAACTGTAGACTATGCAATTCCAAGATGTTCTTGGATTGATTTAGTTAAAACTAATAGAGCAAAAAAACAAATTAGAGCTTTATGTTCACAAAGATTAAAAGAGATAGATGAATTAACAGGAAGAAATATCATAAATTCTGTTTTTAAAACTATAATTCCTGATGTTGTAAGCAGATACAAAGTAGATTCACTATATAAAGTACCACATATTCTTGATTACTTTAAACATGTAAAACATGAGATTGAAAAAAATATCATTAGTGGGCAAGGTTTTGTAGCAAGATTTAAAATTTACACTAGTAAAATTAAAAAATTAAAATTTGACAATATGATTATATATTCAAATTTTAGTATTAATTCTGTATCATTTGACCACTGCTGTCATCCAAAATTCAATGATGAAATTGTTGCTTTTAAAGAGGGTAACAAAGCTGTGATTCACCACAAGATGTGTGATAAAGCTTACAAAAAAATCATGAGTAATGAAGAGATGCTTTATTGTCAATGGACAAAAGATACATTGTATCAATATAAAATGGTTGTTAGCCTACCAAATACAAAAGGTGAATTAGCAAAACTATTAATGCATATGAGTCAGTATGAGGGTTATATATTAAAAATAGATTATGGTAGAGAAAAACATTCATATAGACAATATTGTGATATTGAATTTGAAATGAACAATTCTAACGTTGAAGAGGTTAGAAAAATTATAGAGAAAAAAGCAAAAGTGATTGAATTTTTTTCTAAAAACGATGCATATAAATCATAA
- a CDS encoding LptF/LptG family permease encodes MSILTKYILKKYLLHFFIVLISLELFFVGMDFLQNSKNLPDSANLQFLYLMYNTLFSLFLTLPLSLVFAWVVTLVIFIRNNELVAFSSLGAKRLKIYIPVILSAFSLILMQIMLQMTPVAYSYEQKNKILDGNYFSSMKSDIFLKYNDNFIYFENLYPLKKEAQNIHIYKVVDDDIVETIIAKKAIFQNDKWYIIDAKIVKKPKDLDFQTSKLEVRYEKFLNTLEGFKPKILDNVYESKSNFSILDAISALTLLSEQGVNTDKIRAAIYYETFIPFFIIPLMMMIFAFSSLNRRFFNLGTFTSFSVFGTLVIWGIFFMLHKFSNSGVIKPEFSLLVPLLLWFVISFIIYKKRVGIDA; translated from the coding sequence ATGAGCATATTAACAAAATATATTTTAAAAAAATACCTATTACACTTTTTTATTGTTTTAATTTCCCTAGAACTATTTTTTGTAGGTATGGATTTTTTACAAAACTCTAAGAATCTTCCAGATTCTGCAAACTTGCAATTTTTGTATTTAATGTATAACACGTTATTTTCACTTTTCTTAACACTCCCCTTGTCTTTAGTTTTTGCATGGGTAGTAACCTTGGTAATTTTTATTAGAAATAATGAATTGGTTGCTTTTAGTTCATTGGGAGCTAAAAGACTTAAAATTTATATTCCAGTTATACTTAGTGCTTTTTCATTAATACTTATGCAGATAATGCTTCAAATGACACCTGTTGCCTATTCTTATGAACAAAAAAATAAGATTTTAGATGGAAATTACTTCAGTAGTATGAAATCAGATATTTTTTTAAAATATAATGACAATTTTATATATTTTGAAAATCTATATCCTTTGAAGAAAGAAGCTCAAAATATTCATATATATAAAGTTGTTGATGATGATATCGTTGAAACAATAATTGCTAAAAAAGCAATTTTCCAAAATGATAAATGGTATATAATAGATGCAAAAATTGTAAAAAAGCCAAAAGATTTAGATTTTCAAACTTCTAAATTAGAGGTTAGATATGAAAAATTTTTAAATACACTTGAAGGGTTTAAGCCTAAAATTTTAGATAATGTGTATGAATCAAAATCAAATTTTTCTATACTTGATGCTATTTCAGCATTAACTTTATTAAGTGAGCAGGGTGTTAATACTGATAAGATTAGAGCTGCAATATATTATGAAACTTTTATTCCTTTTTTTATTATCCCTTTAATGATGATGATATTTGCTTTTAGTTCTTTAAATAGAAGATTTTTTAATTTAGGAACCTTTACTTCTTTTTCTGTATTTGGAACCTTAGTTATTTGGGGAATATTTTTTATGTTACACAAATTTTCAAATAGTGGAGTAATAAAACCAGAATTTTCTTTACTTGTTCCACTTTTATTATGGTTTGTTATTTCATTTATAATTTATAAAAAAAGAGTTGGTATAGATGCCTAA
- the pth gene encoding aminoacyl-tRNA hydrolase codes for MHLIVGLGNIGDKYQLTRHNIGFLVIDEITKNLTTSNINKSNFKSDLFKSGYNLYSKPKTYMNHSGEAVHSIKEYYKLENENIIVIHDDLDLPFGSVKFKIGGGHGGHNGLRSIDSYIGKDYIRVRIGIGKPQDKTQVANYVLSNFSKEELNKLEDIISHTIKAIDALKVEDIDVVKSKFTLK; via the coding sequence ATGCATTTAATTGTAGGTCTTGGTAATATTGGTGATAAGTATCAATTAACTAGACACAACATAGGATTTTTAGTTATCGATGAGATAACTAAAAATCTAACAACTTCAAACATAAATAAATCAAACTTCAAATCAGACCTTTTTAAATCAGGTTACAATCTTTATTCAAAACCTAAAACTTATATGAACCACTCAGGAGAGGCTGTTCATTCAATCAAAGAATATTATAAATTAGAAAATGAAAATATTATAGTTATTCATGATGATTTAGATTTACCTTTTGGAAGTGTTAAATTTAAAATTGGTGGTGGTCATGGCGGTCATAATGGTTTAAGATCAATTGATTCTTATATTGGTAAAGATTATATTAGGGTAAGAATTGGAATTGGTAAGCCGCAAGATAAGACACAAGTGGCAAATTATGTATTATCAAACTTTTCAAAAGAAGAATTAAATAAATTAGAAGATATAATCTCTCATACTATAAAAGCAATAGACGCACTAAAAGTTGAAGATATTGATGTAGTAAAATCAAAATTTACATTAAAATAA
- a CDS encoding DNA-directed RNA polymerase subunit omega translates to MRLEERMSQALKKVNNDRYILAIAVGQRADELSKGAKPLLDKNTQNMKYTDIAIDEIASGLLKIEGLVDKE, encoded by the coding sequence ATGAGATTAGAAGAAAGAATGTCACAAGCTTTAAAAAAAGTTAACAACGATAGATATATTTTAGCTATTGCTGTTGGACAAAGAGCTGACGAATTAAGTAAAGGTGCAAAACCACTTTTAGATAAAAATACTCAGAATATGAAATATACTGATATTGCAATTGACGAGATTGCAAGTGGACTTTTAAAAATTGAAGGGCTTGTAGATAAAGAATAG
- the folD gene encoding bifunctional methylenetetrahydrofolate dehydrogenase/methenyltetrahydrofolate cyclohydrolase FolD translates to MTILDGKALSDKIKEEVKVEVEQLQKEKHITPGLAVILVGNDAASATYVGMKAKACKNAGIYSVVHEMPDTISQDEILDIIDRMNENPNLDGILVQLPLPPQVDTTTILEAIDPQKDVDGFHPYNVGRMVSNLDAFLPATPFGVMRMLEEYNIDLVGKNVCIIGASDIVGKPMAALMINAKATVEVCNSKTKDLKAHTLNADILIVAAGRVNLVTEDMVKEGAIVVDVGINRLETGKLVGDVDFEGCKEKCSYITPVPGGVGPMTIAMLLKNTVKAAKLREDRESK, encoded by the coding sequence ATGACTATATTAGATGGTAAAGCATTATCGGACAAGATTAAAGAAGAAGTAAAAGTTGAAGTTGAACAACTTCAAAAAGAAAAACATATAACTCCTGGTTTAGCAGTAATATTAGTTGGAAATGATGCAGCAAGTGCTACTTATGTAGGGATGAAAGCAAAAGCGTGTAAAAATGCTGGTATTTATTCAGTAGTTCATGAAATGCCAGATACAATTTCACAAGATGAAATATTAGATATTATTGACAGAATGAATGAAAACCCAAACCTTGATGGAATTTTAGTACAACTTCCATTACCTCCACAAGTTGATACTACAACAATTCTTGAAGCAATTGACCCACAAAAAGATGTTGATGGTTTCCACCCATACAATGTTGGAAGAATGGTTTCAAACCTTGATGCATTTTTACCTGCAACTCCATTTGGTGTTATGAGAATGTTAGAAGAGTACAATATAGATTTAGTTGGGAAAAATGTTTGTATTATTGGAGCATCTGACATTGTTGGTAAACCAATGGCAGCACTAATGATAAATGCAAAAGCAACAGTTGAAGTTTGTAATTCAAAAACAAAAGATTTAAAAGCTCATACTTTAAATGCAGATATACTAATTGTAGCAGCTGGAAGAGTTAACCTTGTAACAGAAGATATGGTAAAAGAGGGAGCTATTGTAGTTGATGTAGGAATTAACAGACTAGAAACAGGAAAACTAGTTGGTGATGTTGATTTTGAAGGATGTAAAGAGAAGTGTTCATATATTACTCCAGTTCCAGGTGGAGTTGGACCAATGACTATTGCAATGCTTCTAAAAAATACAGTTAAAGCGGCTAAACTAAGAGAAGATAGAGAAAGTAAATAG
- the tyrS gene encoding tyrosine--tRNA ligase: MEEKIKEALAEIQRGTAEIIDIEGIEKLLKNYYENGENFYVKAGFDPTAPDLHLGHTVLIQKLATFQKFGGIVQFLIGDFTATIGDPTGKSETRKVLSEEDVLENAQSYKEQVFKILDPEKTEVKFNSKWLKELGTGGLISLASNLTVARMLERDDFAKRYASNTPIAVSEFTYPLLQGYDSVAMGTDIELGGTDQKFNLLMGRTLQKAYNTGKQQAVLMMPILEGLDGVQKMSKSLGNYIGVTDNPNDMFGKTLSISDELMWRYYELLSSKSLKEIEDLKTGVENGSLHPKKVKEELAMEIVERFHGEGQGEIAKAEFEKIFAKKDIPTDMPEYEMTAGIWLCQALVDAKLVNSTSQARRDVKANAVSINQEKVTDEKLNLEVGEYILQKGKKSFAKIIIK; the protein is encoded by the coding sequence ATGGAAGAGAAGATTAAAGAAGCCCTAGCTGAAATTCAAAGAGGAACAGCTGAAATAATTGATATAGAAGGTATTGAAAAATTACTAAAAAACTATTATGAAAACGGTGAGAACTTCTATGTTAAAGCAGGATTTGACCCTACTGCACCAGACTTACACCTAGGACATACTGTATTAATTCAAAAGCTTGCAACATTCCAAAAATTTGGAGGAATTGTACAATTTTTAATTGGAGATTTTACGGCAACAATTGGAGATCCAACAGGAAAAAGTGAAACAAGAAAAGTTTTAAGTGAAGAGGATGTTTTAGAAAATGCACAATCTTATAAAGAACAAGTTTTTAAAATTCTAGATCCAGAAAAAACAGAAGTGAAATTTAATTCAAAATGGTTAAAAGAGCTTGGAACTGGTGGATTAATATCACTTGCGTCAAACTTAACAGTTGCAAGAATGCTTGAAAGAGATGATTTTGCTAAAAGATATGCTTCAAATACACCAATTGCAGTAAGCGAGTTTACTTATCCTTTACTTCAAGGTTATGATTCAGTTGCAATGGGTACAGATATTGAACTTGGTGGAACTGATCAAAAGTTTAACTTACTTATGGGAAGAACTTTACAAAAAGCATACAATACAGGTAAACAACAAGCTGTATTAATGATGCCAATTTTAGAAGGTTTAGATGGTGTTCAAAAGATGTCTAAATCTTTAGGAAATTATATTGGTGTAACAGATAATCCAAACGATATGTTTGGGAAAACTTTATCAATTTCAGATGAATTAATGTGGAGATATTATGAACTATTATCTTCTAAATCACTAAAAGAGATTGAAGATTTAAAAACTGGTGTGGAAAATGGTTCTTTACACCCTAAAAAAGTAAAAGAAGAACTTGCAATGGAGATTGTTGAAAGATTTCATGGTGAGGGACAAGGGGAAATTGCAAAAGCTGAATTTGAAAAAATATTTGCTAAAAAAGATATCCCTACAGATATGCCTGAATATGAAATGACAGCAGGAATTTGGCTTTGTCAGGCATTAGTTGATGCAAAACTTGTTAATTCAACTTCACAAGCAAGACGTGATGTAAAAGCAAATGCAGTTAGTATAAATCAAGAAAAAGTAACAGATGAAAAACTAAATTTAGAAGTTGGAGAGTATATTTTACAAAAGGGTAAAAAAAGTTTCGCTAAGATAATAATAAAATAA
- the pyrH gene encoding UMP kinase, whose protein sequence is MNKRVLVKFSGEALAGADGYGIDTQILDYIANEIKELVNNNIEVGIVIGGGNIVRGVTAAADGVIKRTSADYMGMLATVINGVAMQEALEHKGLSARLQTAIKMEQIAEPYIVRRATRHLQKGRVVIFSAGTGNPYFTTDTAATLRATEIGAQMLIKATKVDGVYDKDPMKYDDAVKLETITYDQALEDHIKVMDDTAIALAKDNKLPIVVANMNEKGNLLSIIKGDYTKCSIVK, encoded by the coding sequence ATGAACAAAAGAGTACTTGTAAAATTTTCGGGGGAAGCACTAGCTGGTGCAGATGGATATGGTATTGATACTCAAATTTTAGATTACATTGCAAATGAAATCAAAGAGTTAGTTAATAATAATATTGAAGTTGGTATTGTAATTGGTGGAGGTAACATAGTAAGAGGTGTTACAGCTGCTGCTGATGGTGTTATTAAAAGAACAAGTGCTGATTATATGGGAATGCTTGCAACTGTTATAAATGGTGTTGCTATGCAAGAAGCACTTGAACACAAAGGCTTAAGTGCAAGACTACAAACTGCAATTAAGATGGAACAAATTGCAGAGCCATATATTGTAAGACGAGCAACAAGACACTTACAAAAAGGAAGAGTAGTAATTTTTAGTGCAGGAACAGGAAATCCTTATTTTACTACTGATACTGCTGCTACGTTAAGAGCAACAGAAATTGGGGCACAAATGTTAATCAAAGCAACAAAAGTTGATGGTGTTTATGACAAAGACCCAATGAAATATGATGATGCTGTTAAGCTTGAAACAATAACATATGATCAAGCTTTAGAGGATCATATCAAAGTTATGGATGATACTGCAATTGCATTAGCAAAAGATAACAAACTTCCAATTGTTGTTGCAAATATGAATGAAAAAGGTAATCTACTTAGTATAATCAAAGGTGATTACACTAAATGTTCGATTGTTAAATAA